From the genome of Phycisphaerae bacterium:
ACGTTGAGCATGTCTGGGACGCGTTTCCGATCTTCCGATCTGATCCCGTGGCCACGATTGGCGGGGCCAGTTTTGCCGATTTTGACGGTGACGGGAAAGTGGACGTTGTCGCCCCGTTCAACCGTGACGGCTTGGTGGATGACCGGTTTGTGCTCTACAAGTCGGTGGCGGCGAGCCTGTGGTATCGCCGTTTGATCGGCCAGCAGCAGGGCGGGGCGAACCTGGTTGCGGCGGGGGACATTGATGCTGACGGGAACCCGGACGTCGCCGTGGCCAGTGCCGCGGACCGACTGGCCCAGTGGTTCAAGAATCCGGGTAGTACTGTGGTGGCGTTTGATGCCCCGCAGGTTCCGTGGCAGGTTTACACGATTGGGGCGTTGGCGGCCGGCACGCTGAATCAGATTCAGCTGGTTGATCTGGACAACAACGCGACGCGGGACTGTTTCGTGACGGCCAGCGGCCTGGGGTACGGTTTCCGCCGCCAGGCCAACGTTCAGCACTCCTGGGATTCGTTCTTCATCACCGCGACGGATCCGGTGGCGGTGATTGGCCAGACGGCCTTTGCCGATTTCACCCGCGACGGGCGGATTGACTTTGTCGCCCCGTTGAATGCTGACGGTCTGACCGGTGATCGGATTGTCTTGTACACCTCGGTGACGGCCAGCCTGTGGCAGCGGCGGCTGATTGGGCAGCAGCAGGACGGCGGGGAGTGCATTTCGGTGGGCGACATTGACGGTGACGGGAGCCCCGATCTGCTGGCCGCGAGTGCGACTTACGGTGTGGCTCAGTGGCTGAAGAACCCGGGGCCGCTGAGTCTGCTGCCCGGTTCGACGCAGGTGCCTTGGACGACGTACACGATTGGCCAGATATCGGACATCGACGTGGACGGTGCGGCCGGTGGCGGATCGATCAACCAAGCTCATCTCGTGGACATGGATGGCGACGGGCGTCTGGACGTGTTCCTGACCTCGGACGACGAGGCGAAAGGTGGGGTGGCCTTCATGTACACGCAGCTGGTGGATCCGCGATCGACCTGGCTGGGCTCGCCCCTGTTCACGACCGATCCGGCGGGCCAGCTGGGGACGGCCGGTTTCATGGACGTGGATCTGAACGGTTTCATGGACATCATCGTTCCGGTGAATCGTGCGGGCCTGATTTCGGACGACGTGGTGCTCTTCGTGAGGTAGTGGCATCGCGGGGCATCCGGGCGGCGTTTCGAGGTCCGCAATCACCTTCGGCGGATCACCTTGTCGAGGGTCTGGACTCTCGGCGATTCAGTCATCAGCGGTCGCCGTCGCGAGCGTGGGCCACGAACGTGGGGTTTCAAGCGGTCATCAGCTTGGCGAGTCCCTGCGGTGCAACTTGATGCGGCGAGCGGCATGATGTATTCTACGTGAGTCAACTGGCTTGTCCCATGGTGCAAGTGAGCCGGTTGTGCAAACCGGGAATTCCAGCCCGGGAGGTGAGGGGCAGTTCGTGGAGCTTAGCAGCAGCGAGAGCGTATTACCTCTAGAGAGTAGACGCCTCGAAGCGCGAAGGACCTGAGGCGAGAGGACCGGCGCGCCCTGATTCGTGCGCCGGAGTCAAGTGATCCCGTGAGGCCGAGGAGGAGTGTTTGGTGATGACACGCGTGGTTCTGGTTTGCATCGTGACGTTGGTGTTTCTGGTTGGGGGCCTGACCTGTGGAACCGGTACGCCGTTGCCCTCGGGTTTTTCGGCGTTCCCGAATCCGATCGAATTCCTGGTTCCCGGCGAGGAGATTTACCTGACGATCGAGGCGAACGAAGGATCTCTCGCTTCGTGGTCGGTCAGTGCGGTGGCGAGCTGGATCCTGATGGAACCTACAAGCGGCACCGGCAACGGGCGGGTCAAGGTTCACATCGATCGTGAGTCGATGGCCCCGGGGGAGTACTCGGAACCGATTCAGGTAGTGACGAACCTGGGCACCACGACGGTGACGGTCATGACGACCATTCACCAGGGAACAGGTTTGACCGGGGAGATCGCGTTTGCCAGCCATCGTGACGGCAATTGGGACATCTACGCCATGAACGTGAACGACAAGTCCGTTCGCCGATTGACCGACAGCACGGCCGATGATATCGCGCCCTTCTACGCTCCCGACGGCAACACGATCGTCTTCGCCTCCAACCGGTCGGGCAACTACGACATCTACACCATGTCCGTCGACACGGGCGGCGGAACTCCGCTGATTGTCGATTCGGCCGATGATCGTTATCCGAGCGTTTCGCCCGACGGGACGAAGATCGCCTTCATTCGCCGGGAGGGTGAGGAGGAAGAGCGGATCCTCTACGTGGCAAACATCAACGGTGGGTCGATTACCCGGATGAAGAACGACCAGATGCTGCGTTACACTTACTCGACGACTGCGTGGCCCATGGATGAGGTGCACCTGGGCGACAGCCGGCCGGCCTGGTCGCCGGATGGGAGCAAGATCTACGTCTCCTACTGGGTCATTCCGGGGCCGACGCCGACGCAGCGCGCGCGGAATATTGCCGAGTTCAGGGCCACGGATCCCAACGCCGATCTTCGAGGAATCGGGCTCAACTCGGGTGTGGGTGGGGATTGGGATACCTGGAGTGATGTCTCGCCGGACGGCACGAAGATCGCCGGTGGGGCCGACCCGAGGATCTTCGTGGTCGATCTTGACGGTGCGGTGGTTGATCCCATTCTTCCCGCCGACAGTGACAATGACTCTGCGCCGACGTGGTCGCCGGACGGCCAGCACATCGCATACGGCTCCAACGAGACCGGCCTCAACCGCGACATCTGGGTGGTGGACACCTTCATGACGCGCGGGCAGTACCTGCGGGTTCAACTCACCGACGATGCGGCGGATGACGAGACGCCTGTCTGGCGACCGCAGTGAAGCGTCGCCGGGTCGTTTCATCAGACGAACGCCGGCGGAGTGGGTTGTGTGCTGGGCATGGAATCATTCCGGGTATGGGGGCATGTCCAGGGAGGGTTTTGGTTTCAGCCGGTGGTCGGCCGATCCGGACATCCGGTCATCGGTTTCTGGGCGGCATCGGTGCTGGCCGGGATGTCTGGGTTGAAGAGGGCGGGTCACGGGGCCTGGTTCGGCTGATCGCAGAGCAGGGGGGCGACGCTGTTTCTGGCGAGGGCCAAGTCGGCCGGAAAGTCGATTTCGCAGCAAGGCAGGTCGCCGATATCGACCGGGGTGATGGTCCACCGCCCGCAGAGGGTATTGACTGCTTCTTCGAAGTAGGCTTTGAGTGCCTGGACGTGTCCGCCCTCGACGGCGGTGGTCAGTGTCTCGACGAAGGCGGGGGCCAGATCCGGTCCGAATCGGGCCAGGCCGACGAACTCGCCCTGGCAGGCGGCGGGGTTCAACTTCTTGCCGATTCGCGTGATTCGCCGGTTCTTGATTTCGACCTTGACATCTTCCAGCCCGCAGGTTCCGAACCGGACGGCGCACGCGGTGGGGTTGGGTTCTGCGTACAGGCGGAGGGCCAGCCGGCGGTCGAAGACCACGTCGGCGTTGGCGTAGTAGAAGGAGCCGGTGATGTGGCGTCTGGCGAGGTAGAGCGAGTAGAGGGTATTGGTTTCCGCGAAGTGTTCGTTGACCACGAAGGTGAGCTGTCCGGGCAGATCGGCGAGGTGGGCCTGGAGCTGGCCGCGTTCGAAGCCGAGGACGACGACGAACTCATTGATGCCGGCCGCGGAGAGAGAAGCCAGCTGGCGGCGAATGATGCTGGTGCCGCCGACGTCGGCCATGCACTTGGGGTAGTGGAGGCCGAGCCGCCTTCCGATGCCGGCCGCGAGGATGATTGCCTTCATCGTCCACCCGGGTAATCGAGGAGGATGCGTTCGAACTGCTCGAATGCCGCCTCGCAGGGTTGTTCGACGATCTGGGCGATGGCCGTGAAGAGTGGCACCTGCAGACGCAGGGCGGCCATTTCGGACACGGCCGTCGCGGTCATGGCTCCTTCGACGACCATGTTGACTCTGGCCAAGGCCTCCTTGAGCGGTGCGCCGCGGGCGAGCAGTTCGCCGAGGCGGTAGTTTCGGCTGTCGGGGCTGAAGCAGGTTGCCACCAGGTCGCCCAAGCCGGCGATGCCGAACACGTGGTCGGTGGACATCTTGAGGAAGCCGGCCAATCCGGCGATTTCCTTGAGTCCGTAGGTCAGGAGCAGGCCGATGGTGTTTGCTCCGAGTTTTCGCCCGGCGATGACGCCTGATCCGATCGCGAAGACGCCTTTCATGGCCGCGCAGAGTTCGACGTCGATCTTGTCGCGGGTCATGTCCAGGTGGAGCCGGTCGCTGCGCAGGGTTTTGGCGATCTGGAGGAGGACGTGGACGTCCTCGCAGCCGAGTACCAGTTTGGCTGGCCGGCCCTCGGCGATTTCGCGAGCGATGGTTGGCCCGGACAGGACCGCTACGGTGGCCTCGGGGAGGATGGCGGAGATGACCTGGCTCATGGTCCGGAAGGTCGCTCGCTCGAGGCCCTTGGATGCGGTGACGATGGCCGGGTAGGGTGGGCGGCATTGCTCGCGGATCTGGTGGGCGACGTCGCCGACGACGGCCGAGGGGACCACGATCAGCACGACGTCCTCGGGGGTGAGCGGCGAGGAGAATGCGGTCTCGGCGATGATATCCTTCCGATCGCCGCCGCAGGTGTGTTTCAGTGACGCCCGGGCCGGCTGGACCAGATCGGGCGATTTGCACCACAGTCGCACGGTCTGCCGGGGGTTGACCAATCCTGCCAGCGTTGTCCCCCAATTGCCCGAACCGATGATCACCACGCTCATGCCGTGATTCCTGCGGCCACTGCTTACCTCAAGGCCGGGCCATACCTTATATGACGGCTCCAGAGGGTGCAAACGGCGCGTCGTGGTCGACTGAGGCAAGCGGGAGGAGGCATGAATCGTCGCGCCGAGGAGGCAGGGACGGTCGCGACGGATTTGCCGACCGGGTGGTAGCCGGCGACATCGTTGGCTGCCGCGTCATTGCCGTGCCGGTTCTGCTGACTGCCTAGGTGTTGGCGTTGGGCGTGACCGTTGGGAGGAGTCTTTCTGGCTGGAGGGGTGACGTGATCAGGGCGCGGGTGCGGGCCGTTGGGTTGGGGTGCGTTGTGTGGTTCTGACGGTGTGGCCTCTTGACCTGCGGCTCGGCAGCCGCGATACCTGTGGTATGACGGTGTCTTCGGGTCGATGGTCGCCGGGTCTGGCCGGTGGTTTTTCGGTGGTCTTGGCGGTGGTGGCGTTCTGGCCGTCGCTGTCCAACGGTTTCATGTACGATGACGTGCCGCTGGTCGCGAGGAATCCGCTGGTGACTGAATCGGGGCCGTGGTACCGCTTCTGGGTGGAGCCCTGGTGGCCGCGCGGCTTGTCGTTGGACAAGCTGTATCGCCCGTTGACGATGTGGAGCTATCGGGCGAACGCGGTACTGGCCGGTGGTGGCAGGGAGCTTGACCCGTGGTCTTTCCGGTTGACGAACCTTGGGCTGCACGCGTTGGCCACGCTGGGTGTGGTATTGGTCGGGTGGCGGCTGACCGGGCGTTCGGTGGGGGGGTGGATTTCCGGGCCGCTGTTTGCGGTGCATCCGGTGCACACTGAGGCGGTGGTTACCTGCTATGGCCGGGCGGAGGTTCTGGCCGGCTGCCTGGTGGTTTGGCTGGTGTTCCGGTATTTGAAGCTGCCGGTCGCGGGGCGGTGCTGGCGATGGCACCTGGTGAACGCTGTGCTGCTGTTGGCCGCGGTGATGAGCAAGGAGCATGCTGCGTTTGTCTGGCCGGTGTTGTTTTCGATTGACCTGTGGCGTTGGCGGCGGCTGTCGGCGGGTCGGAGGCCGGGCTGGCGGGTGTGGCTGAACGGCACGCTGGCTCCGGCTCATGTTGGTCTGGTCCTGGCGTTGGCGGGGTTCTTTTTTCTCCGGTACCACGTTTTCGGGTGGACGTACATGGGTGACATGACCCAGGTACGGGCGTGGGAGGTGCCGATGGCTGAGGCGACCCCTGCGGAAAGGCTGCTGACCCCTTTTCGGTTGGGTTGGATCACGCTGCGGGTGGTGTGCTGGCCGGAGGCCCTGTGTCCGGTGTGGTCGGTTCCGGCGACGATGCCGGCGGGGGGTTTGGCCGCCGATGTGGTGGGTGGGATGGTCCTGGTGGTGGGTGGTCTGGTGGTGGTTGGTTTGGGCTGGCGGCGGGGCTGGCTGCCGGGCACGATGGTGCTCGGGGGGCTGGTGATGATGCTCATTCCGACGCAGGCGTTGTCCGTGGCCATGTGGTGGTATGCGGAGCGATGGTTGTACTTGCCGAGCGTCTTTGCGGCCGCGGTGGTGGGGGTGGTTCTGGCCCGGCTGGGGGTGGCGGGCTGCGGGATCGGGATATCGCTGGCGTTTCTCCTCTTGCCATCTTCGTGGCAGTATTGCCCAGCTTTTGCCAGTGATCTGGCAATGAACCGGGAGGTGATCCTCCGCCAGCCGGACAGCTTCCAAGCCCGCCGGAATCTCGCCCTGGCGCTTTACGAAGCCCAGCGATACGAGGAGGCGATTCAGGCGGCCCGGGAGTGCGTGGAGCGGTTCAATGCCCGGGGGAGCTATGGGCCGAGGTTCAAGCCGGTCGAGGAGCCCTACTGGGTTCTGCTCAAGAGCTACCTGGCGTTGGGTGATGGAGCTGGGGCGGTGGAGGCCCTGGACATTTACGAGGCGATGCGGGCTCATCTTCCGGCTCCGCGTCTGACTGAGGAGCGGCGGGAGGCTCTGGCGTTGATTGCCCGGGCGAGCTCGCGGCCGGCGGCCGGGGAGGCTTCCGGCCGGTGATGGCATCGGTCGGGTCTGGTCCCTATAATCGGTCCCGCCGGGGTCATTTGTTCGGTGTCCAGACGGGTCGTGTCCCCCGCTGTTGGGCGCCGGGCGGAGGGGTGTCCGGCCGGTCGGATGTCGAAGAATACGCATGTCCACGGGTCATGGATATCGGGTACGGATTGTGGGAGCGGCCATTGGGCTTGGTCTTTGGGTGGGGGGCTGTTCTGAGCGGATGCCTTATCCAGGGGCGTTGAATTCGCCGCGTCCGGACGAGCGGGCTCGGGCGGCCATTCACGCCGCGGAGACGGGTGACCGGGACGTGATCGGGATTCTCGTGGATCGGTTGGAGGATCCTGACGAAGGCGTTCGGTTCTACGCGATCCTTGCCTTGGAGCGGCTTACCGGCACTCGGATGGGGTATGATTACCGGGTGGGGCCGAGCCAGCGGCGGCGGGCGGTTCAGGAGTGGCGGCGGCACCTGGCCGAGCAGGCGAAGGTGGGCACCAGGCCAGCGGGAGGTGTGGGTGGATGAAGACGAGCGGGGCGCAGCCTGTGGATCAGCCGCTCGTGCTGGAGATTACCAGCGAAACCCAGCATCTAGCCGGTGTCCGGGTGGCGGTGCTCGGTGCGGCCCAGGCGGTGGGCTTCGTCGAGCCGCAGCTGTCGGGCATTGCCCTGGCGATTGACGAGGCTTTGACGAATGTGATCCGGCACGGATATCGGGGGCAGCCGGGGCGACCGATTCAAGTGACCATTCAGCCGGTCCGGCGGGGTGAGCGGTGTGGCATCGAGGTGACGATCTGCGATTGCTGCCCGCAGGTGGATCCGGCCACGATCATGGGTCGTGATCTGGGGGATGTTCGGCCGGGCGGGCTGGGCACGCACATCATTCGGACGGTCATGGACGAGGTGGAATACAGCAAGCGCGAGCCGGAGGGTATGCGTTTGCGGCTGTTGAAGATGCTGGGCGAGGGTGGTACGGGGCTCGGGGCGGGCGGATTGGATCCCACGAGGGGGAAGTCCTGAAATGGCGGAGGCGCGCAACGTGGTGCGAGAGATACGGCAGCAAGGCCGAGCGACCATTGTCGTTCTGTCTGGTGAGGTGGATCTGCACCACACGCCCGAGGTTCACAAGGCCCTGGTTGGGGCTTGTCAGCAGCGGCCCGAGCGGCTGGTGATCAACCTGAGCGAGGTGGGCTACATGGACTCGTCGGGCATTGGCACGCTGGTGGAGATCTTCCGCCGGGTGAAGAGTTTTGGCGGCAAGCTCGTGCTTTGCGGTCTGAATGAGCGGGTGTACAGCGTGTTTGAAATTACCCGGCTGAACAAGTTCTTTGAGATCTTGGAGACCGAGGAGGAGGCTCTGGGCGCATGAGTGACGCCGCGACTGAACCTCAGGCGGGTTTTGTGGTCGGGGGCATTACCGCCCTGGGGCGAGCCGGTCTTCGCGTCCGCCGTCGCATCGTTGAGGGTGTCCGGTATGCCGGCGGCGTCGGTTATCTCCTGGTCGATACGGCCCTGTGGACGTTCCGGGGGTTGTGTTTGCGCAGTGCCCGGTTTGGCTGGTCCGCCCTGTTCAGCCAGATGGTCCGGGTGGGTGTCCAGAGCGTTCCGATCATTGTTTTGGTCCAGACTTTCATCGGCATCATTCTCGCCCTGCAGCTTCAGCCGACGCTGGAGCAGTACGGTTCGACCGACAAGATCGCCAACATCATTGGCATAGCCATGTTCCGCGAACTGGGGCCGCTGCTGTCGGCGGTGGTGCTCAGCGGCTTTGCCGGGGCATCGATCGCCGCCGAGATTGGGGCCATGGTCGAGTCTGAGGAGATCAAGGCCCTTCGGGCCCACGCCCTGAATCCGATTCGTTTCCTGGTTGTGCCCCGAACGCTGGCCACGATCATCATGCTCACCGGCCTGGCGATCATCGCGGATGTGGTGGGGGTGTGCGGCGGAATGATGATTTCGTGGTGGGTGCTGGGCATTGAGCCGGCCCAGTATCTGGACAACACCCGGACGGCCCTGGTGTATCGCGATTTCTTCACCGGGTTGAGCAAGGCTGCGGTCTTCGGGATGCTGATCTCGATGATTGCCTGCTACGAAGGGCTGACGGTTCAGGGCGGGGCCGAAGGTGTGGGCCGGGCGACGACCTCGACGGTGGTCAAGTCGATTGTTGCCTTGATTGCGACCGACTGCCTGTTCACGGCCGTTTTCTTCATGTTCGGCCTGTGATCGATTGGCGTGGTGAGGGATGGACGTGGAGGACGGTTTTGTCATTTCGATTCGCCACCTGGCCAAGGTTTTCCCCGACCGGGATGGCCGCCCGGTTCGGGTGCTGGACGACATCAGCTTCGACGTTCTGCCGGGCGAGACCCTGGTGGTCATGGGCGGGTCGGGTTGTGGCAAGAGCACGCTGCTCAACTGTCTGATTGGCGAGCTGTTGCCCGACGACGGCCACATTCTCTATCGCACCCGGGCGATGGCCGCCCCGGCGGACATGGGGGTGATGGGCGAGGAGGATCTCAACGCCCTGCGGATGCACTTTGGCATCCTGTTTCAGAGCGGGGCGCTGTTCAACTCCATGAGCGTTGCCGACAACGTTGCCCTGCCGCTCCGGGAGCATTCCTACGTTGATCCGTCGATCATCGACATCGTGGTGACGTTGAAGCTTCAGCAGGTTCACATGCTGCCGCACCGTGACAAGATGCCCGCCCAGCTGTCCGGCGGGCAGAAGAAGCGGGCCGGCCTGGCCCGGGCGACGGCCCTGGATCCGGAGATTCTCTTCTACGACGAGCCATCGGCCGGGCTCGACCCGGTCACCAGCGCCGCGATTGACGACCTGATCATCGATCTGTCCAAGAAGCTGCGGGTGACCAGCGTCGTGGTGACCCACGAGATGGACTCGGCTTTCCGGATTGCCGACCGCATGGTCATGCTGGATCGTGGGCGGGTTCTCAAGATTGGCTCGCGGGCGGACTTCGAGAAGATCCGGATGACACCGCCGGCCGATCTGACCGACGACAGCCAGCGGATCATTCATCAGTTCCTCAACGGCGAGACGGAAGGTCCGCTGACCGATGCCGAAGGTCTGAGCGAGTACGAGAAGTGGATCGTACAGGGACAGTAACGGGGAGCCGACATGCCTGTGCAACGTGACGCCTTCAAGCTGGGCCTGACCATGATGATCTTCGTTGCCCTTCTGCTGGTGGTACTGATCTTCCTAGCGCCGCGGGGGGCGGGCGACATGGTGTTCAAGGTGCGTTACCCGGTGAGCAAGCTGAGCACGGTGCTCAAGCCGGGCGGGCAGGTGCAGTGTGGAGGTCTCAAGGTTGGCACGATCACCAAGGTGGCCATCGACGAGGCGGTTGATTCGCAGAACGGGCACCCATCTCTCTTCACGGTGATCACCTTCAAGGTGCAGTCCAGCCTGGGCCTGCGCGACGACTGCAGGATTGTGCCGGTTGGTCTGCTGCTCGGCGAGGGCGGCTCGCTGGTGATCCAGGACCGCGGGGTGGGCCAGGAGTTGGCCGCGGGGAGTACGGTTCGTGGGACGCCGGCCGCGGACCTGAGCAGCCTGATGCAGACTCTGTCGGGCCAGCTTGACCCCAAGGATCCCACCAGTCTGCTGGCCATGGCCAAGAGCCAGCTGGACGCCTCCGACGCCAAGAGCCTGCTCGGCAAGATCCACAAGTCGCTCGATGACATCAACGCGGTGACCCAGAACGTCAGCAACGACTTTGACCCGCAGCAGAAGTCGGCGCTGCTGGCCAAGCTGCATGTGGTCATGGACAACTTCAACCAGACCACCGGTTCGCTTCGCGAGCAGATGGACCGGTCGGCCAACCTGTCCATGCTGACCAAGCTGCACAACACGCTGGACAAGTTTCAGGAGGGGATCCAGACTGTCGCGGACATCCTTCGCGACAATCGCGAGCCGATCACACAGACCGTGGCCAACGTTCGGGAGACCAGCGAGATCGTGGACCAGCAGATTGCCGCCCGGATCGCCGAGCAGCTGGACCCGGCCACCGCCACCAGCCTGATGGCCAGGGTTCATACGGCGGTGGAGCGGCTGGAAGCGTCGCTGAGGGACATCAACAGCATCACCAGCACGGCTCGAGAGATGGTGGTCCTGAATCGCGAGCAGATCACCGCGATGATCGGCAATCTCAAGGAGACCAGTGACCACCTCAATGCGACCGCCGAGGAGGTTCGGGCCAGCCCATGGCGTCTATTCTACAAGCCGACGGCCCAGGAGAGCGCCGAGGCCCAAACGCTGGATGTTGCCCGGACCTTCTCGCGCGCCGCCACGCGGCTCAACGATACCGCCGCCCGTCTGCAGGCTCTGGACGGAGCCGTTCCGGCCCAGGACCCGCGGCTTGCCGAGATTCGCAACCAACTCCATGAGGTTTTCGTCGACTTCCAGAAGGCTGAGCAGGCCTTATGGGAGAAGCTCAAGGTGAAGTGAGGAGTGGCGGTCAGCCGCGGGCATTGAGCGGTCGGGCATGCGGCCACCGCTTTGAGACTCAGTAAGACGGTGCGACCGGGCGGTGCGGTCGCGCCTCAGGAGTGGTGCGAGGATGCATGCGATCACGGTCAGGCCTGCGACGGCCGCCCACCGCACGGCCGGCATGCCGCGGGCGAGGGCGGAGCTGTGCGGCGGGTGTCCTGCCGTCCCGATGACCGGCGGGAAGCCGTCCTCGGACTTTCGACGGAGACGTGCGCCCATTGTCATTGGCTGGGCGGGGGTCGATCCTGACAAGGAGGCGGCGTTTCTGGGCTGGTGGCCTGGCAGGGAGGGGGCTGGTCTGGATGATCTTGCCCTTCGGTGGCCACGGGGTTGATGGGGGCCTGGCTGGCGGCCGGTTCCTGTTGGTCAAACTCGGCCAGCATCTGTCGGAGTTCGAGCCAGAGTGCTCGCTGACGTTGTTTCCAGTTGCGGTAGGTGAAGGTAAATCCCATCGCGCAGAGGCCGAGGTACGAGACGGCATACAGTACCAGGATCAGGGTGTGGTGTTCTGGTCCGAAGTAGCGACGGGTCATGAGGTTGACCACGAAGGCTCCGGCGACCACTCCGAGCAGCAGGCAGCCGACGCCGGCTAGCCAGTAGTCTCTTGGCCGCATGAAAGCGTAGCGTTGTTCAGCCGCCGCCAGGAACTGTCGTGTCGTGGAGGCGTAGTCGATCTTGGCCATTTGGCGCAGCCGGTGGAGGAGTACGGTGGCCAGCAGGAAGTAGACTGCAGTGAGGACGCCCCAGAACAGCACTTCGCTGGCCGGCCGCGGTCTGGGCGGGAACCAGGTCATGACGACGAGCACCAGGAGCCAGCAGAGCACGGCGATGGCGTAGAGGGGGAGTGCTTTCCGCATCCCCCCCCGCATCCGGTCGTCGGCGGCGTGCAATCGGACGATGAGATCGGCCAGCGACGGGGATCCGTTTTCCTGATCAAGCCGGCCGACGGGTGGAGCCTTGACTTGCCGGGCCTTACCCTTGATGCCGTTGAGGTTCATGATCTTTGCTCTCCCACAGGTTCTTCAGTTTCAGTTTCGTACGGTGCAGTCGCACGCGCAGATTGCCCTCGGAGATGCCGAGGATTTCGCTCATCTCGCGGGTATCGACATCCTCCAGGTAGAGGGCGATGAGTGTTTTTTCGAGTGGAGACAGCCGGCGGATGCACTCGTGGAGACGCCGGACCTCGTCTTCCAGGGCGTGATCGACTGGAGGCGCGGCTCGGGGGGAGATGTGGGGATCATCCAGAGGCCGGTCGTCGATCAGGCGGCTCCTGCGTTGAACCGCGCGGAGCTGGCTGAGGCAGGTGTTCACCGTGACGCGGTGGATCCACGTGTTCAGATCGGACCGGCCCTCGAATCCGGGCAGGTTTCGCCAGATGCGGACCAAGACTTCCTGATAGGCATCCTGACGCTCGTACTCGTCGCGGATGTAGCAGCAGCAGATGCGGTAGATCCGGTCCTGGTGGGCTTCGATCACCGTCTTGAATCGTGCGTCTTGGTCCACGGAGCACTCTCCTACCGGTTGGACGCCGGTCGGCGTCGGGGTGTTACAGTGGTGATGGTTGGGGATTTGGGTTTCGGGGTCAATGCCGCCGGCAGCGCACTCGAGCGTCGGATCGGGTAAACTCTGAGGCGTTGGCGCGACGGCTGGGCCAAGGGGTTGACCTGTTGGCGCAGGGCTGCATCCAGGGGTTGCGAGCAAGCGCGAGGCGAGCCCAAGCACCGTCGCCGATGATGCACTCCTGGGGAGACTGGACATGAGAGGAC
Proteins encoded in this window:
- a CDS encoding ATP-binding cassette domain-containing protein, whose product is MDVEDGFVISIRHLAKVFPDRDGRPVRVLDDISFDVLPGETLVVMGGSGCGKSTLLNCLIGELLPDDGHILYRTRAMAAPADMGVMGEEDLNALRMHFGILFQSGALFNSMSVADNVALPLREHSYVDPSIIDIVVTLKLQQVHMLPHRDKMPAQLSGGQKKRAGLARATALDPEILFYDEPSAGLDPVTSAAIDDLIIDLSKKLRVTSVVVTHEMDSAFRIADRMVMLDRGRVLKIGSRADFEKIRMTPPADLTDDSQRIIHQFLNGETEGPLTDAEGLSEYEKWIVQGQ
- a CDS encoding phosphocholine cytidylyltransferase family protein: MKAIILAAGIGRRLGLHYPKCMADVGGTSIIRRQLASLSAAGINEFVVVLGFERGQLQAHLADLPGQLTFVVNEHFAETNTLYSLYLARRHITGSFYYANADVVFDRRLALRLYAEPNPTACAVRFGTCGLEDVKVEIKNRRITRIGKKLNPAACQGEFVGLARFGPDLAPAFVETLTTAVEGGHVQALKAYFEEAVNTLCGRWTITPVDIGDLPCCEIDFPADLALARNSVAPLLCDQPNQAP
- a CDS encoding ABC transporter permease; protein product: MSDAATEPQAGFVVGGITALGRAGLRVRRRIVEGVRYAGGVGYLLVDTALWTFRGLCLRSARFGWSALFSQMVRVGVQSVPIIVLVQTFIGIILALQLQPTLEQYGSTDKIANIIGIAMFRELGPLLSAVVLSGFAGASIAAEIGAMVESEEIKALRAHALNPIRFLVVPRTLATIIMLTGLAIIADVVGVCGGMMISWWVLGIEPAQYLDNTRTALVYRDFFTGLSKAAVFGMLISMIACYEGLTVQGGAEGVGRATTSTVVKSIVALIATDCLFTAVFFMFGL
- a CDS encoding tetratricopeptide repeat protein yields the protein MTVSSGRWSPGLAGGFSVVLAVVAFWPSLSNGFMYDDVPLVARNPLVTESGPWYRFWVEPWWPRGLSLDKLYRPLTMWSYRANAVLAGGGRELDPWSFRLTNLGLHALATLGVVLVGWRLTGRSVGGWISGPLFAVHPVHTEAVVTCYGRAEVLAGCLVVWLVFRYLKLPVAGRCWRWHLVNAVLLLAAVMSKEHAAFVWPVLFSIDLWRWRRLSAGRRPGWRVWLNGTLAPAHVGLVLALAGFFFLRYHVFGWTYMGDMTQVRAWEVPMAEATPAERLLTPFRLGWITLRVVCWPEALCPVWSVPATMPAGGLAADVVGGMVLVVGGLVVVGLGWRRGWLPGTMVLGGLVMMLIPTQALSVAMWWYAERWLYLPSVFAAAVVGVVLARLGVAGCGIGISLAFLLLPSSWQYCPAFASDLAMNREVILRQPDSFQARRNLALALYEAQRYEEAIQAARECVERFNARGSYGPRFKPVEEPYWVLLKSYLALGDGAGAVEALDIYEAMRAHLPAPRLTEERREALALIARASSRPAAGEASGR
- a CDS encoding PD40 domain-containing protein, producing MTRVVLVCIVTLVFLVGGLTCGTGTPLPSGFSAFPNPIEFLVPGEEIYLTIEANEGSLASWSVSAVASWILMEPTSGTGNGRVKVHIDRESMAPGEYSEPIQVVTNLGTTTVTVMTTIHQGTGLTGEIAFASHRDGNWDIYAMNVNDKSVRRLTDSTADDIAPFYAPDGNTIVFASNRSGNYDIYTMSVDTGGGTPLIVDSADDRYPSVSPDGTKIAFIRREGEEEERILYVANINGGSITRMKNDQMLRYTYSTTAWPMDEVHLGDSRPAWSPDGSKIYVSYWVIPGPTPTQRARNIAEFRATDPNADLRGIGLNSGVGGDWDTWSDVSPDGTKIAGGADPRIFVVDLDGAVVDPILPADSDNDSAPTWSPDGQHIAYGSNETGLNRDIWVVDTFMTRGQYLRVQLTDDAADDETPVWRPQ
- a CDS encoding STAS domain-containing protein, producing MAEARNVVREIRQQGRATIVVLSGEVDLHHTPEVHKALVGACQQRPERLVINLSEVGYMDSSGIGTLVEIFRRVKSFGGKLVLCGLNERVYSVFEITRLNKFFEILETEEEALGA
- a CDS encoding ATP-binding protein; translated protein: MKTSGAQPVDQPLVLEITSETQHLAGVRVAVLGAAQAVGFVEPQLSGIALAIDEALTNVIRHGYRGQPGRPIQVTIQPVRRGERCGIEVTICDCCPQVDPATIMGRDLGDVRPGGLGTHIIRTVMDEVEYSKREPEGMRLRLLKMLGEGGTGLGAGGLDPTRGKS
- a CDS encoding RNA polymerase sigma factor, which produces MDQDARFKTVIEAHQDRIYRICCCYIRDEYERQDAYQEVLVRIWRNLPGFEGRSDLNTWIHRVTVNTCLSQLRAVQRRSRLIDDRPLDDPHISPRAAPPVDHALEDEVRRLHECIRRLSPLEKTLIALYLEDVDTREMSEILGISEGNLRVRLHRTKLKLKNLWESKDHEPQRHQG
- a CDS encoding HEAT repeat domain-containing protein; this translates as MSTGHGYRVRIVGAAIGLGLWVGGCSERMPYPGALNSPRPDERARAAIHAAETGDRDVIGILVDRLEDPDEGVRFYAILALERLTGTRMGYDYRVGPSQRRRAVQEWRRHLAEQAKVGTRPAGGVGG